A segment of the Flavobacterium azooxidireducens genome:
GAATTCGCCTTTTTGGGAAGGAAGAAATACGGGCTACAAATCGTTTAGAACGAAGGTTTTTGATAAGTTTCCTCGAACAGGTTTACCGGAATATTTTGATTCGGTTCAATCGTATGACAATTTCTTAGAAACATTAGTCAAAACGAATTGCATTGATAATCCGAAGAAAATTTGGTGGGATTTACGTCTGCATCCTTTTTACAACACGATTGAATTCCGCATTTGCGATATGAGTTTAACTGTGGATGAAACGATTTGCATCGTCGCAATTATTCAAGCAATTGTAGCAAAATTGTATAAATTGAATACAGCAAACACTAGTTTTAATGTGTATCGATTGGCTTTGATAAAAGAAAATAAATTCCGTGCCGCTCGTTATGGAGTGCAAGGAAATATGATTGATTTTGGTCTGCAAAAAGAAGTGCCAACCAAAGATTTAATTCTCGAATTACTTGAATTTATTGATGATGTAGTGGATGAATTAGGAAGTCGAGACGAAATTAATTACGTCCACACCATCCTTCGTGAAGGAACCGGAGCCGCCAAGCAATTAGCCATTTTCGAACAAACACAGGATTTAACCAAAGTAGTAGATTTTATTACAAGCGAGTTTACAAAAGGAATTTAGAAGGAAGATTTTAGAATTTAGAAACATTTTTGTCATTCCGAAACATTTTTGTCATTCCGAAAGATGACGAAGTCGAATTAGGAATCTCCCGTCTTGACAGGCAAAAATGTTCACACAACGAAATCCTTCTAAATCCATTAAGCAAAGCTTCAAAAACAAAACCCGCGAAAATCCATTTAATCCAAAAAATCCGTGTTCCATTAAAAAAGTTTTAAAATCCGTGTTCAATTAAATTGTTAATTTCTATTGAATAAACAACAATAAAACCTTATCAGCCAACTAAATCAAAAGCGTTATCTTTGCATCAATAAATAGTTACCAAATGAATTCACAAATAAAAATAGCGATTTTAGATATGTACGACGGCGAGCCCAATCAGGGAATGCGTTGTATTTATGACATCATCAACCGATTTAATCAAATGGTTTCATTTCAAGTTTTTGATGTTCGAGGTAAAAATGAATTACCCGACATTAAAAAATTTGATATTTTCATATCAACCGGCGGTCCCGGAAATCCATTGGAAGGCGACGGAAAATGGGACGTGAACTATTTCAATTTAATCGATTCTTTGTGGAATTGGAATAACGAAAACGAAATGAAAAAACACGTTTTGTTCATTTGTCATTCGTTTCAAATGGCTTGCAAACACTTTGGTTTAGCCGAAATCACCAAGCGAAAAGACACATCTTTTGGCGTAATGACTACACATAAAGTGAATGAAGGTCTGACAGATCCATTATTTGAAGGGTTGGACAATCCGTTTTATACCATTGACAGTAGGGATTTTCAAGTGATTCAGCCTAAGTTGAAGAACATCAAAAAAATGGGTGCTCAAATCATTGCTTTAGAAAAAATCCGAGATCACGTGCAATACGAACGAGCGATTATGGGAATACGTTTTTCTAATGAGTTTGTGGGATTGCAATTTCATCCGGAAGCCGACCCATTGAGTTTCTTGGCTCATATGAAAAACAAAAGTTTCAAAGAAAAAATCATCAAGATGAAAGGTCGTCCAAAGTTTCTAAAAATGTTAGAAGATTTGGTGGATGAAGAGAAAATCTATCGCACAAACGAAACGATTATTCCAAACTTTCTTCGCATCGCCATCAACGATTTGATGAAACATAAAAAAATACTCTCTAACTAAGTTTTATAAATTTTAAATTCCAAAAAAGACACACTAGTAATTTCTGTTGTGTCTTTTTTTTAAAAATATTTTACAATGAATACAGCTTTCAGAAAACAATTCAACGAAGAATTCTCAACCGAAAAATACAATCAGTTAATTGATTCAATTACCGCTGATTTTGATTATAAACCGACTTTCAGAATTGGAGAAACACCTTTTTTCATTTCAAATGAATTAAAAGCTCAATTGTTAGAAGGTTGTAACGAAGTGATAGCTTTTATTCAACAAGACAACTTCAAAGAATTAACAAACAGAGCATTAGAATTAAACAGAAAAGTCCCAAACGAAGACAATCACACTACTTTTTTAGCCATCGATTTTGGTATTTGTGAAGAAGATGGAAAAGTTATTCCGAAGCTTATTGAAGTACAAGGATTTCCTTCGTTGTTTAATTTTCAGAACCATTTATCGCAAAAATTTGCTGACCTCTACCCTTTTCTAAATGAATTAACTCCTTATTTAAATGGTTTGGATAACGAATCGTATTTGAAATTAATCGAAGAAGTGATTTGCAATAATTACCCAAAAGAAAATGTAATTCTGTTGGAAATTGAACCTGAAAAGCAAAACACCAAAATTGATTTCTATTACTGCAAACGCGACATCGGAATTCCCGTAGTTTGTGTGACAGAATTAATTCAGAAAGGAAAAAAACTGTTTTACACCAATAATAAAGGAATTGAAATTGAAGTAAAAAGAATCTATAACCGAGTAATTTTTGACGAATTGGATTTGCGTACCGATTTGCAACTCAACTTTGATTTTTCTGCCGATTTAGACGTAGAATGGGCCGGACATCCGAATTGGTTTTTCCGAATCAGTAAATTTATTTTACCTTATTTAAAAGGAAAATATTTCATTGAAACCACATTATTAAGCGATTTAAAAGAAATTCCAACTGATTTAGAAAACTATGTGCTCAAACCGTTGTTTTCCTTCTCAGGAAGCGGCGTAATCTTCCACGTCAAAAAAGAAGACATCGAAGCTGTTACAGAAAAAGACTTATACATTCTACAGAAAAAAGTAAACTATCTTCCCATCATTCAATCACCGGATGGAAAAGTCAAAGCCGAAGTCCGCTTGTTAGCCGTTTGGAAAAAAGATGCTCCCTCGCCTACTTTAGTTACCAATTTAGTCCGACTAAGTCGTGGCGAAATGATTGGTGTGAAATTCAATAAGGATAAAGATTGGGTTGGTGGAACGGTTGGGATGTTTGAGAAATAGCACTAATTTTTTTAGATAGAAGTATTTCATCGACTGTTCTTTTCATACATTTTTTCTAATTCAATTTTTCTAATCTAAAATGGTATTGCAATAATTGAAAAAAATAAAGATGCAAAAAGCACAAACTTTCTGTCACTACAATTATTTAGTTCCTCTATTTCAAATTGATATCTACTATTATTATTGATTATTATAAATTTTTTATCATTTGCTTTTTTCTCTATTAACACATTTAGAGCTATTTTATCAATATTAGTATTGTTTTCTAGATTAATACGGTAAGTAGAATTATTTTTTAGTTTAATAACAAAATTACTATTAAAGTACGTTTGTTTAATTGGAAGATTAAAAGTGTCAGTAATCAATTGCGTTTTAATTTCATCCTTAATAAATTTTTTATTTTTATTATTCTCGAGTTTAAATGGATTACTATTGGCAACTACGATTTGGCCTATTATAACAATAACTAATATGGCAAAAATGTAATAGAATAAATTTTTTAAATTTAATCCATTATCATTTTCGTTTCTTAAAAATCCGAAAATATTTGAAAAATATTCGTGTGGTTTTATTCTATACATTTCTTTGTTTTATAGCCAATCTTTTAACTTCATTCAAACTTAAATTTGAATTTATAATTCTTTCCACCATTTCTCTCCTCAAACCCTCCAAATCATCATACTCCAAATACATTGCCCAATCTTCTTCATTTAAAATTTGTTTGATAGTTTTAATCGTTTTGGCGGTTTCGGAGGCATTTCGTAACGCAGCTTTTCCATCATAAAACGGCATATCTTTATGAAAAAAATCAATGGTTTTCAGTTCAAAATCAACTTGAATAAAGAACAAGTTGGCGGTTTCGTCATTAGGGTAAAAATCAGTCCAGCGAGAAAAACCTATTTTGGTGTGTTGGTTTTTATAGTTGGTTAATGGTAACAATCGCCAACGACAATTAGCCACTCTTCCCCAATGGTTGGAGATGCGGTAAACACCTTCCTCGGTAAAAAAATATTCACTTCCTGACTTACTTTTGAAATGCGATTTCTGCAACTCAAAATCCGTTTGAGAAACTTCTTTCCAATGGCAAAAAGTATGTTTGTGGAAGTTTTTGGAGTGGTAGGTTTTCAATGTTTGAGATTTATTCTTTTGGTGTTTTTTATGTAATAAGGAACTTTTTCCTTTTTTAAATAATTAAACAACAAATCATTATCAATTATTCCTTTATGAGCAATGAAATAATCGGTAGAATCTTTTTTATTGATATAAACTACAATCGGTTGATTCTCATTTGTTATAAAATCTCCTTCTAAATATTTTTTTGATAATGTTAATGTTGAATCCATAAATACTTTATAGTGAATATGGTATTCTTTAATCCTGAAAGCTTTATATACTATTTTAGTTTCTGTAACTAAACCCTGCTTTTTATCATAATCTGCTTCATTGAAAACATTTTCGTCTTTACAACCAAATAACAAGAATAAAAAAATAAAGTAAATCGGCTTCATTACTAAAGTATTGTTTTTATATTAGTTAGTTACACCTGACAGGTTTTTGAAACCTGTCAGGTGTAATGAATATAAATTTCAAAGTCAAAATCTATCTTTGTATAAGTTTTATCTGTTGCCACGAATTACACGAATTACACGAATTTTAAAAAAGCAATCCAAATAATTCGTGAAATTAGTGTAATTCGTGGCTAAAAATTAATGCAACTTCTTCACCGCCTGTTGCTCTGCAACTGTGGCGAAGTCTCTCACCAATCGCTCTGCATAATCATCTAATAATTCACGAACACGTTCGTGCTTTTCTGATTTCACAATCAATCCGGCATGGTATTCCAACGGTACACGGAAACATACTTCACTATCATTAAATCCACTCAAATCAGGCTGTTCAAATTTTGATAACGTCAACACAATTCCGGCAAATTGTTTCTTTTGCGAAGGAACTTTATATTCTTTTCCTCTCACCAACGCATCTTCAATTTTTGCCCATTCTCCCCACAAATTAATGTCGGAAGCAGCTTCCACCATCTCAGCCAAATGAGCTCCACCTACTCTCGAAGAAGTTTCTAAAAAGTAAATTTTTCCATCTTCATTGCATTTGATAAACTCGGTGTGAGTTGCTCCGTGCTTCATCCCAAACGCTTTCATCACTTGCTCGTTCACTTTTTTAATGGCTTTGTCATCGGCAGAATTATATGGAATATTGGCACTTCTAAAAATACCGCCACCTTGCGAAATCTCCATCGGCGTAGCCAAATATTGCGATGTTAAACTGAATAAAACTTTGCTGTTAAAATTCAATCCGTCACAATGATAAACCGCTCCGGGTTTGAATTGTTCTACTAAATATTTAATGCGATTATTTCCTAATTCATGTATTTTTTCCCATAATTCATCCTTCGAATGTACTTTCATAATTCCGGATGCAGAAGCTTCCGAACGCGGTTTTAAAACCCAAGGCGGCGAAACCGTTTCAGCAAAATGATTGATATATTCATCATTAAACAAAGCACTAAATGGCGGTACCGGAACACCTTCGGCTTGAGCTTTCACTCGCATTGCTAACTTGTCACGGAAATACCTTCCGGTGGTTTGTCCCATTCCGTCAACACGCAAATTTTCACGTAAATAGGTTGCTTTTTCTACATCAAAATCATCCAAAGCCACAATAGCATCTACTTTTTCCGTTCGCATTAGTCCGGCAACACCTTGCAAAAGCATATCCAAATCCCAATCAATATCTTGCCCCGGCATATAAAAAATTTCATCAATCGAATCAAAAGCCCACGGTTTGTCACGCAGTTTTTCGGAAGTGATCAGAAAAACTTTGTTTCCTAATTTCTTCAAATTAATTAAAAAATCATTTCCTTTAAAATAATTGGAAATACAGATGAAGGTTTTGGTATTATTTTCCATATACTATTGGTTTTCAATAAAATTAGTAATTAAATGCACGCCAAAAGCCGTTGCGTGTTTGGTTTTGGCAAATTCATCATCCACGAAAGTGACACCGGCAATGTCAAGATGTGCCCAAGATGTATGATTTTCGGTAAAAAATTCTAAAAATTTGGCAGCAGAAATTGCTCCCCCAACCGGTTTTCCGGAGTAATTTTTCACATCAGCAATTTCACTTTCTATGTCCGATTTGTAAGCATCCCATAATGGTAATGGCCACAAACGCTCCCCTATTCCATCTCCGGCAAGCTGTAATTGTTTGACTAACAATTCATTATTTGTAAATAATGCTCCACATTCATTACCAAAAGTGGCAACGCTGCTTCCGGTTAAGGTTGCTAAATCAATAACCGTTTCCGGATTATAATTTTTAATTAAATAGGACAAACCATCGGCTAAAATCAGCCTTCCTTCGGCATCGGTATCAATAATTTCGATGGAATGACCGCTATAACTTCCAATCACATCGCTTGGTAAAAACG
Coding sequences within it:
- a CDS encoding carboxylate-amine ligase, translating into MKKDLPVFTLGVEEEYLIIDPETRDLRSHMSKIVDGAKIILQEQVKAEMHQSVVEVGTNICKNVKEAREEITFLRKKIVELAANQGLVVGAAGTHPFSKWQDQPITDDPRYHMIVNELQDAARSNLIFGMHCHVGIESREVGLQLINQACYFLPHIFSLSTNSPFWEGRNTGYKSFRTKVFDKFPRTGLPEYFDSVQSYDNFLETLVKTNCIDNPKKIWWDLRLHPFYNTIEFRICDMSLTVDETICIVAIIQAIVAKLYKLNTANTSFNVYRLALIKENKFRAARYGVQGNMIDFGLQKEVPTKDLILELLEFIDDVVDELGSRDEINYVHTILREGTGAAKQLAIFEQTQDLTKVVDFITSEFTKGI
- a CDS encoding ATP-grasp domain-containing protein — encoded protein: MENNTKTFICISNYFKGNDFLINLKKLGNKVFLITSEKLRDKPWAFDSIDEIFYMPGQDIDWDLDMLLQGVAGLMRTEKVDAIVALDDFDVEKATYLRENLRVDGMGQTTGRYFRDKLAMRVKAQAEGVPVPPFSALFNDEYINHFAETVSPPWVLKPRSEASASGIMKVHSKDELWEKIHELGNNRIKYLVEQFKPGAVYHCDGLNFNSKVLFSLTSQYLATPMEISQGGGIFRSANIPYNSADDKAIKKVNEQVMKAFGMKHGATHTEFIKCNEDGKIYFLETSSRVGGAHLAEMVEAASDINLWGEWAKIEDALVRGKEYKVPSQKKQFAGIVLTLSKFEQPDLSGFNDSEVCFRVPLEYHAGLIVKSEKHERVRELLDDYAERLVRDFATVAEQQAVKKLH
- a CDS encoding type 1 glutamine amidotransferase, which produces MNSQIKIAILDMYDGEPNQGMRCIYDIINRFNQMVSFQVFDVRGKNELPDIKKFDIFISTGGPGNPLEGDGKWDVNYFNLIDSLWNWNNENEMKKHVLFICHSFQMACKHFGLAEITKRKDTSFGVMTTHKVNEGLTDPLFEGLDNPFYTIDSRDFQVIQPKLKNIKKMGAQIIALEKIRDHVQYERAIMGIRFSNEFVGLQFHPEADPLSFLAHMKNKSFKEKIIKMKGRPKFLKMLEDLVDEEKIYRTNETIIPNFLRIAINDLMKHKKILSN